In one Rhodohalobacter sp. 614A genomic region, the following are encoded:
- a CDS encoding tetratricopeptide repeat protein has translation MSRYKLIFVLFLFLCFCIVYSCSRSGYSGMEGSGQGSVDHRFVGGQTCQSCHNKEWEEWQGSYHDYAIAEPDSASVRGDFSNVEFINGNETYRFFRDGESYMVEAPGPDGTPAIYEISYTFGWEPLQQYLVDIGKGKLQALQIAWDVEENRWYSLQPDEPSEAGDWLHWTGAGMNWNTMCADCHSTNLKQNYIAEADSFHTTWSVIDVSCEACHGPGADHVEFMNSPEAENASDKRIRQDLDLPSFVSQKDQINTCAPCHSFRQKLTDDYIHGDEFLDHFDPMLPHPDNYFADGQIKGEVYVYGSFLQSKMYANGIKCTDCHNPHTLELKQPLAGNQLCMQCHVQEYNSPEHHFHEASTEASQCVNCHMTGRTYMGNDFRRDHSFRIPRPDQTAQFGTPNACNDCHTDQTPEWASRAITEWYGEDRPPHFTDILVRADHAEESTPGVQMGLRELINDPSQPEIIRATAVWYAGHFPDMNTSELIREALESESALVRSSAAKAVENLQPEMRSLILRRALNDSARSVRLSAMQNLNAFTEEDFGDAYKNHFRNALQEYRASLEVNRYFPQGEMNRGQFLEQKGEIEQAIQAYQGALERDPEFNPARINLAYLYNSRGQNNEAEKLLREVIEQEPEFGQAYYSLALLLSEENRLEDAVEYFEQASKLSPQQSRVFYNLAIANQTLEQYSEAENAYLDAIELEPNNGDYRYGLMTLYMQQEQYGKALEQAQILSQIHPDNTRIQQILQMIEREM, from the coding sequence ATGTCGCGATATAAACTGATTTTTGTACTGTTTCTCTTTCTATGTTTTTGCATTGTATACAGTTGCAGCCGTTCTGGATATAGCGGCATGGAAGGATCCGGGCAGGGTTCTGTTGATCATCGTTTTGTTGGCGGACAAACCTGCCAATCGTGCCATAATAAAGAATGGGAAGAGTGGCAGGGATCTTATCACGACTATGCTATTGCCGAACCGGACAGCGCCTCTGTTCGTGGCGATTTCAGTAACGTTGAATTCATAAATGGGAACGAGACCTATCGTTTCTTCAGAGATGGAGAATCCTACATGGTAGAAGCGCCCGGACCCGATGGAACTCCGGCTATTTATGAAATATCCTATACGTTTGGCTGGGAGCCTCTGCAGCAGTACCTGGTTGATATTGGAAAAGGCAAACTTCAAGCTCTTCAGATAGCCTGGGATGTTGAAGAAAATCGCTGGTACTCACTTCAACCGGATGAGCCATCCGAAGCGGGTGACTGGCTACACTGGACGGGCGCCGGGATGAACTGGAATACCATGTGTGCCGATTGTCACTCTACGAATTTGAAGCAAAACTACATTGCCGAGGCCGACTCTTTTCACACAACCTGGTCGGTTATTGATGTAAGCTGTGAGGCGTGTCATGGTCCCGGTGCCGATCATGTGGAATTTATGAACAGTCCTGAAGCTGAAAATGCTTCTGACAAACGCATCCGCCAGGATCTGGATTTGCCGTCATTTGTATCTCAAAAAGATCAGATCAATACTTGCGCACCCTGCCATTCATTTCGGCAAAAACTAACGGATGATTATATTCACGGGGATGAATTTCTAGATCATTTTGACCCGATGCTGCCTCATCCTGACAACTATTTTGCAGACGGACAGATCAAAGGAGAAGTGTACGTTTATGGTTCATTTCTGCAGAGCAAGATGTATGCAAATGGCATAAAGTGTACCGACTGCCACAATCCTCATACACTTGAATTGAAGCAACCTCTGGCCGGCAACCAACTTTGTATGCAATGCCATGTTCAGGAGTACAACTCGCCGGAACATCATTTTCATGAGGCGAGTACAGAAGCATCCCAATGTGTGAACTGCCATATGACCGGCAGAACATATATGGGAAATGATTTCCGTCGTGACCACAGTTTTCGTATTCCGCGTCCCGATCAAACAGCCCAATTTGGTACACCAAACGCCTGTAATGATTGCCATACGGATCAAACACCTGAATGGGCCAGCCGCGCCATAACGGAATGGTATGGAGAGGATCGGCCTCCTCACTTTACCGATATTCTGGTCCGGGCTGATCATGCAGAGGAAAGCACTCCGGGAGTTCAAATGGGTCTCAGAGAATTAATAAATGATCCATCTCAGCCCGAGATTATTCGGGCAACCGCAGTCTGGTATGCCGGTCATTTTCCGGATATGAATACGAGTGAGTTGATTCGGGAAGCATTAGAATCAGAATCAGCATTGGTCCGGAGCAGTGCTGCAAAAGCGGTTGAAAATCTTCAGCCGGAAATGAGGTCTCTTATTCTGAGAAGAGCTTTAAATGATTCTGCCCGTTCCGTCCGGTTATCTGCCATGCAAAACCTGAATGCTTTTACGGAGGAAGATTTTGGAGACGCCTACAAAAATCACTTCAGAAATGCTTTACAGGAGTACAGGGCTTCTCTGGAAGTAAACAGGTATTTCCCCCAGGGAGAAATGAATCGTGGCCAGTTTTTGGAACAAAAAGGAGAAATTGAACAAGCCATACAGGCGTACCAGGGAGCTCTTGAACGGGACCCGGAATTTAACCCTGCACGTATCAATTTGGCATATTTGTACAATAGCCGGGGGCAGAACAATGAGGCCGAAAAACTGTTGAGAGAAGTTATTGAACAGGAGCCGGAATTTGGCCAGGCATATTATTCGCTTGCACTTCTTTTATCCGAAGAAAACCGTCTTGAGGATGCCGTTGAATATTTTGAACAGGCATCGAAATTAAGCCCCCAACAAAGCCGGGTTTTTTACAATCTTGCCATCGCAAACCAAACTCTTGAACAATATTCTGAAGCAGAAAATGCCTACCTGGATGCAATTGAACTCGAGCCCAACAACGGAGATTATCGCTATGGACTGATGACTCTCTACATGCAGCAGGAGCAATATGGCAAGGCGCTGGAACAGGCACAAATCCTCAGCCAGATCCATCCGGATAATACTCGCATCCAGCAGATTTTACAGATGATTGAAAGAGAGATGTAG
- a CDS encoding SusC/RagA family TonB-linked outer membrane protein: MVNGIQIYKVLSKILLCSIAVVLVGLLPASLSAYQTNEHYSKVEYQKITYADLQDMFYKTEFEKRIRLDLVELPLVEALHEIASVTGMKLTFHGDIIPDKHITLQSESIGVSSALDQVLVDTGLDYQFSREGYLLIKVAEDSQEPVFFERVVSGTVVDAIDGSPLPGVNVVVVGSEETSGGIIGTTTDIEGIFELNVPDDLNTLLLTSIGYVEQTIELEGRTELTIQLERATELLDDVVVVGYGMQRQERVTGSISSVRADQLDDQPVTDLSTALQGRASGVEIVRSGGDPGASGAIRIRGTGTVNNADPLIVIDGMPSDMRSLNNISSDNVESIDVLKDASSAAIYGNRAANGVIIVTTKRGQLNQELQVRFNSSIGFSNPISTIDVLDAPTLAELKRERYVNDGIPVNPIWEDPAYQTQQTNWQEELLGVGTIQDYNLSLQGGNSTSSYFVSGNYTDEQGMMKSSYFDRYSMKINSNHNVSDRLTIRQTLSLSKTSGNTLNTQSAQTGVLWSAIRFHPGLPVQYEDGSYSSSQISGEFGDINNPIFTVEEDSDANSNRRRVLGNVEAELDLLDGVSLRGNIGMDYQLNDFYTYNIIIDDQIRARSRNSLEREYGESTNILSELFLNFNKFISQSHNIEGLAGIILEKSNGESFLASRQDFADESEAQRVLDAGNTVYLANGAKWEDGLLSYLGRVNYSYNDKYLLTGSIRYDGSSRFSSDNRWGIFPAFSGGWRISEESFFNPLKSFISNMRLTVGWGRSGNQSIARHQFLGLYSQNAQYSFEGAQIRGISQTRIPNRDISWETVEMVNFGLHTRLLNDRVNATIEYFVRDSKDVLLAPPILGTLGTATVPDINVGEIRNKGVEIEVGYTGNVGQLNFNVTGNASIIRNEVTNLNDDFLSSRTYGRPNEELARTFEGHPIATFYGWKTDGLYQNQAEINSDPNIANDSRKTNIQPGDVRFLDLNGDRRITSEDRTILGSPHPDVTYGLSTSFGFKNLSLDLHFAGAAGVEIFNADRMQGLDPTYPFNMYEEVQNRWHGEGTSNSIPRMTTLRDNLNHRSSDLFIENGNYFRLKTLTLGYELPPNVNSFVGTSGIRIYATGVNVFTLTPYSGIDPELGYTDGNLQRNVDFAQYPQPRSWTFGISIDF; encoded by the coding sequence ATGGTAAATGGAATACAGATTTATAAAGTATTGAGTAAGATACTTTTGTGCTCAATTGCTGTAGTGCTGGTGGGACTTCTGCCTGCTTCTTTGTCGGCATATCAGACAAATGAACATTATTCAAAGGTCGAATATCAAAAAATTACATATGCTGATCTTCAGGATATGTTTTATAAGACGGAGTTTGAAAAAAGAATTCGTCTTGATCTGGTTGAATTACCGTTAGTAGAAGCGCTGCACGAAATAGCCTCGGTTACCGGAATGAAGCTCACATTCCACGGGGATATTATCCCGGACAAACATATTACTCTTCAATCTGAAAGTATTGGTGTTAGCTCGGCCCTCGATCAGGTTCTTGTAGATACCGGCCTGGACTATCAGTTTTCCAGGGAAGGGTATCTGTTGATCAAAGTAGCAGAAGACTCTCAGGAACCGGTTTTTTTTGAACGAGTGGTTAGTGGTACGGTTGTAGATGCCATTGATGGATCTCCACTTCCCGGCGTGAATGTGGTTGTGGTTGGAAGTGAAGAAACGTCAGGCGGAATCATCGGTACCACAACAGATATTGAAGGGATATTTGAGCTAAATGTGCCGGATGACCTGAATACTCTTCTCCTCACTTCTATTGGGTATGTAGAGCAAACCATTGAACTTGAGGGTAGAACAGAATTAACCATTCAGCTAGAGCGGGCAACCGAGCTTTTGGATGATGTTGTTGTTGTTGGATACGGAATGCAACGGCAGGAGCGGGTTACGGGATCCATCTCATCTGTCCGGGCAGATCAGCTTGATGATCAGCCGGTAACCGATCTTTCCACGGCTCTTCAGGGAAGGGCTTCCGGGGTGGAAATTGTGCGGAGCGGTGGCGATCCGGGAGCTTCCGGGGCGATCCGGATACGTGGAACCGGAACAGTAAATAATGCGGATCCGCTGATTGTGATTGACGGAATGCCATCTGATATGAGAAGTCTTAATAACATCAGTTCCGATAATGTAGAGTCGATTGATGTGTTGAAAGATGCTTCGTCAGCCGCTATTTATGGAAACAGGGCGGCAAATGGAGTTATTATTGTAACAACAAAAAGAGGGCAGCTGAACCAGGAGTTACAAGTTCGTTTTAATTCGTCAATCGGGTTTTCAAATCCCATAAGCACAATTGATGTACTTGATGCACCAACCCTGGCCGAACTGAAGCGGGAAAGATATGTGAACGACGGAATACCGGTCAATCCAATTTGGGAAGATCCGGCGTATCAGACACAGCAAACAAACTGGCAGGAAGAACTACTGGGTGTGGGAACCATTCAGGATTATAACCTTTCGCTCCAGGGAGGAAATTCAACGTCCTCATATTTTGTGTCCGGAAACTATACAGATGAGCAAGGAATGATGAAGTCATCTTATTTCGATCGGTATAGTATGAAGATTAATTCAAATCATAACGTTTCTGATCGGTTAACGATCCGCCAAACACTGTCACTTTCAAAAACATCCGGAAATACATTAAATACACAATCGGCCCAAACAGGTGTATTGTGGAGTGCTATTCGGTTTCACCCGGGATTGCCGGTACAATATGAGGATGGAAGCTACAGTTCGTCTCAGATAAGTGGAGAGTTCGGTGACATCAACAATCCGATTTTTACTGTGGAAGAAGATTCAGACGCAAACAGCAATCGGCGCAGAGTATTAGGAAACGTTGAGGCGGAGTTAGATTTATTAGATGGTGTGTCATTAAGAGGTAATATTGGTATGGATTATCAGCTAAATGATTTTTATACCTACAATATTATTATTGATGATCAGATCAGGGCCAGGTCCCGCAATTCTTTGGAAAGAGAGTACGGAGAAAGCACAAATATACTTTCTGAACTCTTTTTAAACTTTAACAAATTCATCAGCCAGAGTCATAATATTGAGGGGCTTGCCGGTATTATTCTGGAAAAATCCAATGGAGAATCTTTTTTGGCCAGTCGCCAGGATTTCGCTGATGAGTCTGAGGCTCAACGAGTATTGGATGCCGGGAATACGGTTTATCTCGCGAATGGCGCAAAATGGGAAGACGGACTTCTCTCATACCTGGGAAGAGTCAACTACTCATATAATGATAAATATTTATTGACCGGAAGCATACGCTATGATGGTTCTTCACGGTTTTCATCCGATAATCGGTGGGGAATATTTCCTGCTTTTTCCGGTGGATGGAGAATATCGGAAGAAAGCTTTTTCAATCCGCTCAAATCTTTCATCAGTAATATGAGGTTGACCGTAGGTTGGGGAAGATCTGGAAATCAGTCTATTGCACGTCATCAGTTCCTTGGTCTGTACAGCCAAAATGCACAATACAGTTTTGAAGGTGCTCAGATAAGAGGCATCAGCCAAACACGCATTCCTAACCGGGATATTTCTTGGGAAACTGTTGAGATGGTAAACTTTGGTCTCCATACCAGGTTGTTAAATGACAGGGTAAATGCAACGATAGAATACTTTGTACGCGATTCTAAAGATGTATTACTCGCCCCGCCAATTTTGGGAACACTTGGTACTGCAACTGTACCGGATATCAACGTCGGAGAAATCAGGAATAAAGGTGTCGAGATTGAAGTCGGTTATACTGGTAATGTCGGACAACTGAATTTTAATGTAACTGGAAATGCATCGATCATCAGAAACGAAGTTACCAATTTGAACGATGATTTTCTTAGCTCACGAACATATGGCCGGCCGAATGAAGAACTCGCACGGACATTCGAAGGTCATCCGATTGCAACTTTTTATGGTTGGAAAACCGATGGTCTGTACCAAAATCAGGCGGAAATCAATAGCGATCCCAATATTGCCAATGATTCTCGTAAAACAAATATACAGCCCGGTGATGTTCGGTTTCTCGACTTAAACGGTGATCGACGAATTACGAGTGAAGACCGAACAATTTTAGGAAGCCCCCATCCTGATGTTACTTATGGATTAAGTACTTCGTTCGGATTTAAAAACTTAAGTCTCGACCTGCATTTTGCGGGAGCTGCTGGCGTTGAAATTTTTAATGCTGACCGTATGCAGGGACTCGATCCGACGTATCCATTCAATATGTACGAGGAAGTTCAAAACAGATGGCATGGCGAAGGTACCAGTAATTCGATACCACGGATGACAACGCTTCGCGATAATCTGAATCACCGTTCTTCTGATTTGTTTATCGAGAATGGAAATTACTTCAGGTTAAAAACACTGACCCTGGGTTATGAATTACCCCCGAACGTAAACAGCTTTGTTGGAACCAGCGGCATTAGAATATATGCAACAGGGGTAAATGTGTTTACACTCACTCCTTATTCAGGTATTGATCCGGAATTGGGTTACACCGATGGTAATCTGCAAAGAAATGTGGATTTCGCTCAGTATCCTCAGCCACGTTCATGGACGTTCGGCATTTCAATAGATTTCTAA
- a CDS encoding RagB/SusD family nutrient uptake outer membrane protein, whose translation MDLIAKKLKLKASSSAPSLLFFLMILGTALFFSSCEESVLDTTPYGQTTTDNFWRNANDADAAINAVYAPLTSIWGHTIMTLINIPDDDQYRAGDHGDHASIENFTYDASLGKLNSTWQAKYEIIQRANGVLINVPDIEMDQTLKNRVLGEAYFLRGFAYWTLAKLFGGVPLILEQDVIDDNFNKPRASLDDTYAQIESDFIKAAELLPEQHSGSDIGRAHSGAAWGYLATLYMYEERFQDAIDAGDHVINGPYPLTESFDDNFKVETQYNPEILFTIGSAEGWQTQSNTIYTTPRPWGGWDFQAPLPNLIEEFEEGDPRLDYSIMMPGDVFDLGGDRGPTEYTADLSPTTGYHFEKWAAWRSEGGLDLNMNLPMLRSAEVYLYVSEAKIRSGGNGDAELNVVRARSGMPPVTNATMEDIIHERRVELAGEGSRHFDLMRWDRAGIVDITEIYGEDRGPYDPPRLFIRPKHYFYAIPQNQIDVSGGVLEQNPGH comes from the coding sequence ATGGATTTAATAGCTAAAAAATTAAAATTGAAAGCTTCTTCTTCAGCTCCGTCATTGCTATTCTTTTTGATGATCCTTGGAACGGCTCTGTTCTTTAGCAGTTGTGAAGAGAGCGTGCTGGATACAACTCCCTACGGGCAGACAACCACAGATAATTTCTGGCGAAATGCAAATGATGCCGACGCCGCAATTAATGCCGTATATGCCCCCCTGACGTCAATATGGGGACATACAATAATGACGTTGATTAACATCCCGGATGATGATCAGTACCGGGCGGGCGATCATGGTGATCATGCCAGTATCGAGAATTTTACTTACGATGCTTCTTTAGGAAAACTGAACTCAACTTGGCAGGCAAAATACGAGATCATTCAAAGAGCCAATGGAGTTTTGATTAATGTGCCCGATATAGAAATGGATCAAACTTTAAAAAACAGGGTTTTGGGTGAAGCCTATTTTTTAAGGGGATTCGCATACTGGACACTTGCAAAGCTTTTTGGCGGTGTTCCGTTGATTCTTGAACAGGACGTTATTGATGATAATTTCAATAAACCAAGAGCTTCACTCGATGATACCTATGCCCAAATTGAATCTGATTTTATAAAGGCTGCAGAGCTTCTTCCTGAACAACATAGCGGCAGTGATATAGGCCGGGCCCATAGCGGTGCCGCCTGGGGTTATTTAGCAACACTGTACATGTATGAAGAAAGATTCCAGGATGCTATTGATGCAGGAGACCATGTCATAAATGGTCCGTACCCATTAACAGAGAGTTTTGATGATAACTTTAAAGTTGAAACTCAATACAATCCTGAAATCCTGTTTACCATAGGATCGGCCGAAGGCTGGCAAACACAATCAAATACAATTTATACAACTCCAAGACCCTGGGGAGGTTGGGATTTCCAGGCTCCGCTTCCAAATCTTATCGAGGAGTTTGAAGAGGGGGATCCAAGGCTGGATTATTCCATCATGATGCCCGGGGATGTTTTTGATTTGGGTGGAGACAGGGGACCAACAGAATACACAGCAGATTTATCTCCTACAACTGGCTATCACTTTGAAAAATGGGCTGCCTGGAGATCGGAAGGAGGTCTGGACTTGAATATGAATCTCCCCATGTTAAGATCGGCCGAGGTGTATTTGTATGTCTCAGAAGCAAAAATCAGATCCGGTGGTAATGGGGATGCAGAGTTGAATGTTGTCCGCGCAAGATCCGGAATGCCTCCGGTTACCAATGCAACCATGGAAGATATTATCCATGAACGAAGAGTTGAACTGGCCGGCGAAGGGAGCCGCCATTTTGACCTGATGCGTTGGGACAGGGCCGGCATTGTGGATATTACAGAAATTTATGGTGAAGACAGAGGTCCCTATGATCCGCCACGGCTTTTCATAAGACCCAAACATTATTTCTATGCAATTCCACAAAACCAGATTGATGTCAGTGGAGGTGTACTAGAACAAAACCCCGGTCATTAA
- a CDS encoding SDR family NAD(P)-dependent oxidoreductase, with product MNRLANKWVLITGATSGIGKASATLFAQNQANLIITGRRDDRLKTLKEELQLQHNTEVLTFCFDIRDREACKACVDSIQHPIDILLNNAGLAAGKGKIDDADFADWDAMIDTNIKGLLSMTRFVSERMKKQNNGHIINVGSIAGYEAYPGGSVYCATKYAVRAITQAAKIDLTGTNIRVSSVAPGLVETEFSKVRFHGDEEKAAAVYENIQPLTGMDIAEIILFMANRPPHVNILDTIVFPVAQSSATIVSRKSI from the coding sequence TTGAATCGTTTAGCCAATAAGTGGGTTCTCATTACAGGCGCAACATCAGGAATCGGAAAAGCATCAGCTACACTTTTTGCCCAAAATCAGGCCAATCTGATCATAACCGGCCGCCGGGATGATCGCTTGAAAACATTGAAAGAGGAGCTTCAGTTACAGCATAACACAGAGGTGTTGACATTCTGTTTTGATATCCGTGACAGGGAAGCATGTAAAGCCTGTGTGGATTCCATTCAACACCCCATTGATATCCTGTTGAACAATGCAGGGCTTGCTGCCGGAAAAGGTAAGATTGACGATGCCGATTTTGCCGACTGGGATGCTATGATCGATACAAATATTAAAGGGCTTCTTTCAATGACACGATTTGTGTCTGAACGAATGAAGAAGCAGAATAACGGTCATATCATCAACGTCGGGTCTATTGCCGGGTATGAAGCGTATCCCGGAGGTTCGGTTTACTGTGCCACCAAATATGCTGTAAGAGCAATTACACAAGCTGCAAAAATAGATCTCACCGGTACAAACATCCGGGTGAGTTCTGTAGCCCCGGGATTGGTAGAAACCGAATTCAGTAAAGTAAGATTTCACGGAGACGAAGAAAAAGCGGCAGCTGTTTACGAAAATATCCAACCGCTAACAGGTATGGATATCGCTGAAATAATTCTGTTTATGGCAAACCGCCCGCCGCATGTAAATATACTCGATACTATTGTTTTTCCGGTAGCTCAGTCATCAGCAACAATCGTTTCCCGGAAGAGCATATGA
- a CDS encoding RNA polymerase sigma-70 factor, whose translation MKNHFQHVSDEELWEAFVFEDDEIAFEFLYKRFYAQLVRFAWRYLKTKAVAEELVQELFADCWENGEEWDLKGSVKSYFYKIVRNESLNYLKHKRVENKYDPEWMSTKEVIIMPEFKDKTREEQIRQAIKQAVEELPERSRMTYKLHRYDGLTYEEIAEVMGVSVKTVESQMTRTLKILRNRLAYLMPFFLVALRIL comes from the coding sequence ATGAAAAATCACTTCCAACATGTTAGTGATGAAGAGCTTTGGGAGGCTTTTGTTTTCGAAGATGATGAGATTGCGTTTGAATTTTTATACAAACGATTTTATGCGCAACTCGTCAGATTTGCATGGCGCTATCTGAAAACAAAAGCGGTTGCCGAAGAACTGGTTCAGGAACTTTTTGCAGATTGTTGGGAGAATGGTGAAGAGTGGGATTTGAAAGGTTCTGTGAAATCTTACTTTTATAAAATTGTTCGGAATGAGAGCCTGAATTATTTGAAACACAAGAGAGTGGAAAACAAATACGACCCTGAATGGATGTCAACCAAAGAGGTAATCATTATGCCGGAATTCAAAGATAAAACCCGTGAGGAGCAGATAAGGCAAGCGATTAAACAAGCTGTCGAAGAGTTACCTGAAAGGAGCCGTATGACGTATAAACTTCATAGATACGACGGACTTACCTATGAAGAAATTGCCGAAGTGATGGGAGTATCGGTTAAAACCGTTGAATCTCAGATGACACGAACTCTTAAAATCCTTCGCAATCGGTTAGCATATCTGATGCCCTTTTTTCTTGTTGCATTACGCATACTCTGA
- a CDS encoding ankyrin repeat domain-containing protein, protein MMYGNKSIFSGIVIISLVLLFSCKNEGKQQPVSQSEGTSISQAESSGSNSLSASDLRDASLNGNIELVRQAILQGVDVQDADELDRTAMMFAAYNGHTEIVQLLAKEGTEINKVNSEGRTSLMFAASGPFPETVEFLLENGASPNAKDNIEGWTPLMYAAAEGNTEVVELLLEYGADPNMEDTDGEKAIDFASNNGHTDVVTLLEN, encoded by the coding sequence ATGATGTATGGTAATAAGAGTATCTTTTCTGGAATAGTTATTATTAGCCTTGTCCTTCTTTTTTCATGTAAAAATGAAGGAAAACAACAACCGGTTTCACAGAGTGAGGGAACAAGCATATCTCAAGCTGAATCTTCCGGATCGAACAGCCTCTCAGCATCCGACTTGCGTGATGCTTCTTTAAATGGGAATATTGAACTTGTAAGACAGGCCATTCTTCAGGGTGTGGATGTGCAGGATGCGGACGAATTAGATCGCACAGCAATGATGTTTGCCGCATATAACGGCCACACCGAAATTGTTCAATTATTAGCTAAAGAGGGTACCGAGATCAACAAAGTTAATAGTGAGGGACGTACTTCACTTATGTTTGCAGCCAGCGGTCCTTTTCCTGAAACAGTAGAGTTTTTACTTGAAAATGGAGCAAGTCCAAATGCAAAAGACAATATTGAGGGATGGACACCCCTGATGTATGCTGCAGCCGAGGGAAATACTGAGGTTGTGGAACTGCTTTTGGAGTATGGCGCAGATCCAAATATGGAAGATACGGATGGTGAAAAAGCTATCGATTTTGCATCAAACAATGGTCATACAGATGTTGTAACTTTATTGGAGAATTAA
- a CDS encoding FecR family protein: MDLQKKTWVLIQRYVTGNATFEERRSLEEWMNQNADNRKLVEEIEEIWRMTPEENFSVDVEHAWQQFRLEKQKPLRVVSEKRERSARKQSAVYSDSKTMMYVLRAAAVVLVMFIAGSFSYYLTQLELKSEEIAEKSMFYQMQEMVTSRGEKAKVRFSDGTEVVLNSASSIRFPKEFRGSKREVYLDGEAFFKVAHDPDQPFIVHSHEAEVQVLGTEFNVRGWEEDSEMEVVVREGKVSVKSIVTESEDQPEVILTKGFKTELIRGEGLSPAVKVDPRYHMIWTSGGMHFDSVPLYKVFRDIERRFDVNIFLDDEDMMDVPFTSTFQYAELDEILSVIAASLEIGYTRNEREINFY; encoded by the coding sequence TTGGATTTACAGAAAAAAACATGGGTTTTGATTCAGCGGTATGTTACCGGAAACGCCACTTTCGAGGAAAGACGAAGCCTGGAAGAATGGATGAATCAGAATGCCGACAACAGGAAGCTTGTAGAAGAGATTGAAGAAATCTGGAGAATGACTCCTGAAGAAAATTTCTCCGTTGATGTAGAGCATGCGTGGCAGCAATTCAGGTTAGAAAAGCAGAAGCCTCTGCGAGTTGTGTCTGAAAAGAGAGAGAGGAGTGCGAGGAAGCAGTCTGCAGTTTATTCAGATTCAAAAACAATGATGTACGTACTGCGTGCAGCAGCTGTTGTTTTGGTCATGTTTATTGCCGGTTCATTTTCTTATTACCTGACTCAACTGGAGCTGAAGTCGGAAGAAATAGCTGAAAAATCGATGTTTTACCAAATGCAGGAAATGGTAACCAGTCGTGGAGAAAAAGCAAAAGTTCGCTTTTCTGACGGTACAGAAGTGGTTTTAAATTCAGCCAGTTCCATTCGCTTTCCAAAAGAATTTCGTGGATCGAAACGTGAAGTTTACCTGGATGGGGAGGCTTTCTTCAAGGTGGCACACGATCCGGATCAGCCGTTCATTGTTCATTCTCATGAAGCTGAGGTTCAGGTTTTAGGAACAGAATTTAATGTGCGGGGCTGGGAAGAAGATTCCGAAATGGAAGTTGTAGTACGCGAGGGCAAGGTTTCTGTGAAGTCAATAGTTACTGAATCTGAAGACCAGCCTGAAGTTATTCTTACCAAAGGTTTTAAAACAGAGTTGATTCGGGGAGAAGGTTTATCCCCCGCCGTTAAAGTCGATCCCAGATACCATATGATCTGGACCAGTGGAGGTATGCATTTCGATAGTGTTCCGCTTTATAAAGTATTCAGAGATATCGAGCGTCGGTTTGATGTTAATATTTTTCTAGACGATGAAGATATGATGGATGTGCCTTTCACAAGTACCTTTCAGTATGCCGAGTTAGATGAAATTCTTTCTGTCATCGCCGCTTCACTGGAGATAGGGTACACACGCAACGAGAGAGAAATAAACTTCTATTAA